caatgattgacctgctcttggtaacatttcagaacAATCATTGTTTAGATGAACTCGAAGGTGAATATTTggataaatgtaagaaggtcgtgtacctggggcatcgttgatttcttaggcatacccatcccgtaagaaagaaaggcaagcattgcaACGGTGAGACGGATCACCGGAAGAAGCCTGCCCACCGtaatggtgctgatatatttggtatggtcaaggatctagaattAATTTTTGGAAAGGGTCCTAGCGGACGGTTGTTCCGAATGACGCTGTCAGACACGCGGCCATgtagaagaagaaatctatattttgggatctaccctattggaaagtcttgaggtccgctcttcaatcgatgtgatgcatgtgacgaagaatctttgcgtgaaccttctAGGCTTCCTGCGCGTGTACGGGAAGAGAAAAGATACACcaaaagcacgggaggaccagcaacgtatgaaagaccccaaaaactgcacgagacatataaatgacatcattactccagctacgctcttaccaaagcagagaaggaaatattttttgaatgcctaagcagtatcaaggtcctgttTGGCTTCTCCAATATAAAAGAAATAATAAATATGGCAGagaaaaaaattccagaacctgaagtctcatgactgccacgtgataatgacacagttgcttccgattgcattgagggggcttctaccgaaaAATGtttgactgcccattgtgaagctatcatGGAGCAGATGTTCAGTACGAAGATTATTATCCAATGGCTGAAGTCGTAAACAAGTATCAATATGGGCataatctcgtcaaacctggccagctcgcgcgtctagggactcagatgcgaaggttgcatgaatggtacctgcaAGCTTGTCGAAACtgtgatcgctacctcacggtggcagttagagatgagcattacttccgggggaaggaggagatagacattgagtttgaagaactatttcagttattcaaaagacgccctcgacaaatctgtcatcagttgctactgcctgtaagtgattcatttatgtaattaagtctgtagcttagctcattcatttgcactaacaactatcctcactatattctttttGTACGCTATATAATATGCAAaatgaagatgctcgaatgcaaaagaggcgAGCTCTATGACATCGGGTTCATTGATCCAAACaccgttcatgaagttacggttcgacagtacgccaaggacacagaggacaacatgctaacggttttacagaagcaagcaaacaaagatgaaatattctttccttacaacttcaagtgagtgttataacatACATTCGATTTCGCTTACTCGATGTGAAGTGTATTATAATCCGGCGAGTtatgcttgtgcagcttccactttattctcctaatcattgagctTAACAAGGAGTAATacttgtcatggactcgaaacgtaaagaaatgGGGAATGGGCGAACATGATTGCcctgctccagaggtaatttcaatcaatatCGTATGGAGATCTTCATATGTTCTCATTCgatgatatcatcaactaatcaataacttATTTACTCTTTTTTTCTTTGCCggacagggcttggaaacggttcatcaatactgttccgggtaaatggaaaccggagcttacatttaaagatcgtcctgtaagtagtactatatatatagctatgtccgcgaatctctttgatattttgtttcaataccatgcttgattattagtttgatcgaactattttttcgtaaagtgtttgaagcaggaacccgggaataacttatgtggatactacgtccgtGAGTTCATCGAGATAACCTGTCGCAAGGAACCGGAGGCGGCTATACAAGCTGTTCGTGTACAtgaacaatatttcacaatcttattttattaccatcaattgtattgagttccattcatatatattgatcttttttaaaaaaaattagatGGAATGCCTGCAGGACTCTCTCCTAACGGAGGATCACATACGAGCAAGTCAAGAGGAACTTGCGGGATTCTTTCTTAGCGAGGCCATAGCCCCAACTGGAGAATACCATTGAGAGTTCGTATATATGTATTAGGGATATGAATAGATACGATACCTTTGGTCCCGGCTTTATATATTGTAAACATGCATTACTTGTAGTGTATTTCACGATGATGTCTATCTATACATGACGATGTttctggtttcttgaatgatgtatgcattgcagatttgaatgaataatataaaaccctgaaactctgccgcggcagagaaacgctgctccaccctaaacctctgccgcggcagagaaacgaccATTTTCTGTGTCGCATCAAAGACCCTCCAGTCGAACTGGGACCAAAGGTCCTCCACCACGAGCCCCCCTGGTCGCACCACATGGCGGGATCTTTGCTCCCGGTGTACAtttgaaccgggaccaaagggttgACCCTTTATTCCCGACTGGTTGGTCCTGATTGAAAAACCGGGACTGAAGGTCCAAATGGACTGGGACTGTAGGcccattttctactagtgtaatGAAGAGATGGGGCTAGGCATGGTGAAACTAGATGGGGCTTGCATTACAAAACTATTCTGCAGATTATTGCTATATGTATGATGTACCCCACATTTCGTGATGTGCTCATAATTCTTGGAGAAAGATCATGGGCAGAAGGGTGAttgatcatggtttagttgatGCTCGTCATTCTTGGATACACCAATCCTTTATCTGATTGTTTACAAAGGAGAGAGCAAGATATTGTTATACTTTGAAAATCCTAAATATAAACATCCATGGTCAATGTTTTGTAATCTATTTGTGACATGGAGGTAGCAGCACAACACTCGCAAGGTAGACATAGGGATACATCCCAGCTCTAGTTCCTCCAATTTTTGACTTTAGCAAAATGGCCTGCACCCGTTCAACCAATAATTCTCCTATATACTATACGCATATATATTTCCCCAGTGGATTCAGCTGTCAATAGCTTAACCCCGCCTTTCCAGTTGTTGCACTACAAACGGCAAACAGGACATTAAGCTGTCTGATTACAGATTGCACATATTATATTAAAGTTTATAAAGTCTGCAGACTAAGCACTGGTCAAATTTATAAATATCGACTGTCGAGTTTAGACTGTTGAGGCAATTTCCAAGTTACGCATTACTCGAATATGTTTGACCCCCTTGTATGTCTTTATGATTGTCCAATTTAGTGAAATTGAACCGTTATTGGTACTTGGTGCTATTGATTTGATGCACCATACACATACAAATAGCTTTCATGGGAAGGTCAAAATTGCCCTGAGCATTTTGAGAAACATGGTGGCTAAACAGATCCAAAAGTTTTGTATTGTCAATATGTCCAAACTTATTATTCAGGTATACAACCGATTATATTAGATCTATGCTGGAATATAGTATATAGTTCAGAAATACAGTAACTGTCTCCGTCTGAGTACTTTGTGCTTCTCTCAATTGGGACTCGCATGTTCAAGTACTTTGTCGTCGTCTAGCCGCTGATTATATCCTCGTAGATGTTCCTGACCTTAGCAAAGAACGCTTTCCTGTAAAATTCATTAATTGGAGTTGCTTTAGCACATGGAAACGGAGTCCTTATTTAGTAGTGCTAGAACATTCTGCAGGTTTGGTAAAATGGCCCTGTTCTATTACCTGTCTGGCTTGAATATCAGGTTCTTGTACGCAAACCACTGCATCAGAGATTCAGAACAGCAGATCAGATGTTGAAACTCGGAAGAAAATTGGCAGCAAGGAACTTGTACAGCTTGACCAGTTTTGTAAACGATAAACGTAATAATGCTACTGAAGTTTTGTTCAGGAATCAGGAGTGGATGTTATCTTACCCCGCTGTAGCCAATGCCAACGACCTCCATGAGACCTGGAACCACGGGGAGCCTGTCGATTGCCTGCAAGGTTAACACCATGCATTATTATCAACTTCAGTTACTTCCATCGCCCAGCGATTTTTCAGTTACTTGTTTCAAcagcttgttgagaggtgagagccaTCCGTACCGATACTACTCCGCCGGCGCTCCACATGCCGAGTGttgcggcgacggcgagcgtggtcACCGCGTACTTGTCCTCAACCCTATCCCACTGAACGCGTTGTCACTTGTCAGTCACTCGCGCCACAAGAAATGCAACTGGATGTGCGGAGATAGGCTAGGCCACGTACGTACCTCTTGTTTCAATGCGCTGATGAACTCGGTGAGCTCGGCGTTGTCGGCCAGCGGCGCCGCCGGCTCCCCGGCGGCCATTGCCCCCACGTTCCTCGCCAGCCTCTTGCCTGAAAGAACACGCGCGCTTAGTATCACGTTCGTGCTGTCTCGTCGATGGAATGCAGTACCATGCATGCCGTTGTGCGGGTTCGGAGGCACTCACAGAAGGAGGCGACACGGGGCTGGCCGTGGGACGCGAGGCCGGGCAGGGACGGCCATGAAGGCAGGGCGGGGAGCCCGAGCCCGACGGAGCGCGTGGCCTTTCCAACGTCGCTCACGGCTGGCGAGGCGACGGCGCCCGTGGCAGGGGTGGCGACGGTCGGGGCCATGGACACCGATCGATGGCTTCCGAGGTCAGTGTACCTCTCTGCACCACTTGCGCGCTAAGCGTTCGTCCGCGGTCGGTGGGGCGGCGTGGTGGTGCAGCTGCGGGAGGTTAGGGAGCGGCGGGGTTTGGGCGCGCAAAGATAAAGTGGGGATGCGCAGGATGGGCGCCACACGTTTACACGCTGGGAAGAACGATAAGATGGGGTTTGGGTGGGCTCTGTATGGCCTGGATCTTCCCGTGTGCGGCATCTGGGATTTCTGGTGTTTATCGCGCGAAGAAGATCGATCAGGGAGTGTATGACACTAGGACTAGGAGTACTGAATACTGATGGCCACGTATGTACCGCAGTCTCTGCCGCCTGTGTTAGACATGTCCACCTGCACTATAGGAAATGTAAAGCCGCATTTGGTAGGCCTCATGTTTTTCTTGACTCATTCGTGTTTTTTTTTTATAGGAAATCTTGACTCAATCTGGTAGTGTTAGGATAATCATGTCTAGGCAACAACATGGAGTACGCCATATTGTGCAGCCCGTTTGATAGCGTGCATAAAAATGTCTAGCGTTGGTTGGGCCACTATTCACACTTGTTTAGTTGGATGTGTATCCCCTATTTGATCCTGGTAATGCAAAATAACCTTGTTTGGTGACAACTTATAAGCCCGTTATGGTTACCATGTAACACATTTGGTGGAATTTTCGGCACAAAGGATGACCTGTACAAATAAATTGACAAAAAAGACCACCTACAAATCGAATTGCCAAAAAAGACCACCTCCAACATGGCGGCATGGCCCCAAGGCGACACGTGGCCACATGCCGCCTTCAGCGGTGGTGGCAGGGCATGCCGACCCTGGCTATGGCGGCAAGGCATGCCGGCCCGGGCTGTGGCAGCACATTAGCCCGTCGATCGCGCACATCCATCGTCATTTGGAGCTGCAGGCCATGCTACCCCACCAGACGGAGGCAGGAGGATGTAGAGGCTGTATCCACAGCACACGGCGGCAGGGCCgtgctgcgcgtggttgacgtatgtcttttccgttcaacacgcgtccgttgggaaccccaagaggaaggcgtgatgcgtacagcagtaagttttccctcagtaagaaaccaaggtttatcgaaccagtaggagccaagaagcacgttgaaggttgaagccggcgagatgtagtgcggcgcaacaccagggattccggcgccaacgtggaacctgcacaacacaaccaaagtactttgccccaacgaaacagcgaggttgtcaatctcaccggcttgctgtaacaaaggattagatgtatagtgtggatgatgattgtttgctgaaaacagtagaacaagtattgcagtagattgtattcgatgtaaaaaaatggaccggggtccacagttcactagtggtgtctctcccataagataaatagcatgttgggtgaacaaattacagttgggcaattgacaaatagagagggcatgaccatgcacatacatgatatgatgaatattgtgagatttaattgggcattatgacaaagtacatagaccgctatccagcatgcatctatgcctaaaaagtccaccttcaggttatcatctgaaccccttccagtattaagttgaaaacaacagacaactgcattaagtatggtgcgtaatgtaatcaataactacatcctcggacatagcatcaatgttttatccctagtggcaacagcacatccacaacctttgaactttctgtcactgtcccagatttaatggaggcatgaacccactatcgagcataaatactccctcttggagttaagagtaaaaacttggccagggtctctactaataacggagagcatgcaagatcataaacaacacataggtaatagattgataatcaacatagcatagtattctctatccatcggatcccaacaaacacaacatatagcattacagatagatgatcttgatcatgttaggcaactcacaagacccgacaatgaagcacataaggagaagacaaccatctagctactgctatggacccatagtccaggggtgaactactcactcatcactccggaggcgaccatggcggtgaagagtcctccgggagatgattcccctctccggcagggtgccggaggcgatctcctgaatcccccgagatgggattggcggcggcggcgtctctggaaggttttccgtatcgtggctctcggtactgggggtttcgcgacgaagactatatgtaggcggaagggcaggtcaggggccacacgggggccccacacgctagggccgcgcggcccccctgggccgcgccgccctagtgtggtggcgccccatggccccacttcgtcttcccttcggtcttctggaagcttcgtggcaaaataggcccctgggcgttgatttcgtccaaatccgagaatattttcttactaggatttctgaaaccaaaaacagcagaaaatagcaactggctcttcggcatctcgttaataggttagtgccggaaaatgcataactaTGAcaaaaagtatgcataaaacatgtagatatcatcaataatgtggcatggaacataagaaattatcgatacgtcggagacgtatcaggccaccACTGTGCACTCGGTCGGTCCGCAACGTTGAAAGGGAAAGTAGAGATTCTCCCGAATGATTCTCCCCGACAGCCATGCGCAACGCCGATTTCCAAGACGTGATGGCACTGACTGGTATGTCGGAGATTCCCGCCTAAAATCGTTCTGGTTTGAAAGATGTACGGTAAATAGACCACCGAAATAGGCATATATGCACGTATGATTTCTGTGCTAAAACAACACATATACCACCGACTGTCTTCTACAATTATTTATTGGTGTTGTTTGCACTAATTGAAAGCTATATAAGGCATATTTAGCCGGCTGCAATTTGGAACACCAGCGTAGAGTTTGCCTTGTCCCCTTCTTTCTTTCCATTCCAAAAACTCCATCCACCCACCATGAGTGTGCCCTGCTCGGACCAGTATTTTAGGCCGATGAAGGGAAAGAATGCAAGCTTGCCACCGGGGGTGAAAGCAGAGAGGTGTTGGTGCGGCCACCtagcgaagatgaaggaggtggtagatTTTTCTGATAATTTCGGCATGAAATATGTCATGTGCGCGAAATACGATCGTGATCCACCCACACAAACAATTTCATCATCCTCGAGACCTGCCGTATGTTCTAACAACATGAGTAATAAGCATATTTGTATGTCATTAATTTTAATTTATTAACCGTCTTGTTTGTGTTGCAGTCTCCCCCATCCCTGTGCAAGTGGTTTCGCTGGATAGACACGAAGCAACCAGATTGGGCGCGCCGTGAAGT
This Lolium perenne isolate Kyuss_39 chromosome 1, Kyuss_2.0, whole genome shotgun sequence DNA region includes the following protein-coding sequences:
- the LOC127307285 gene encoding protein CURVATURE THYLAKOID 1B, chloroplastic — encoded protein: MAPTVATPATGAVASPAVSDVGKATRSVGLGLPALPSWPSLPGLASHGQPRVASFCKRLARNVGAMAAGEPAAPLADNAELTEFISALKQEWDRVEDKYAVTTLAVAATLGMWSAGGVVSAIDRLPVVPGLMEVVGIGYSGWFAYKNLIFKPDRKAFFAKVRNIYEDIISG